One region of Pogona vitticeps strain Pit_001003342236 chromosome 1, PviZW2.1, whole genome shotgun sequence genomic DNA includes:
- the LOC110079107 gene encoding basic leucine zipper transcriptional factor ATF-like isoform X9 — protein MPHSSDSSDSCSFSQTSSSSKQESSDDMRKVQRREKNRIAAQKSRQRQTQKADTLHLESEDLERQNAALRREIKQLREELANFSTMLNSHETHCSVFHAQPPAPSEVLYTPLSFPQTHISSPCFQH, from the exons atgccCCATAGCTCTGACAGCAGCGATTCCTGCAGCTTCAGCCAGACATCTTCATCCAGCAAACAG GAATCTTCTGATGACATGAGGAAAGtacaaagaagggaaaagaatcGTATCGCAGCCCAGAAGAGCCGACAGAGACAAACACAGAAAGCAGATACTTTACACTTG gagagcGAAGACTTAGAGAGGCAGAATGCGGCTTTGCGCCGGGAGATCAAACAGTTGAGAGAGGAACTCGCAAACTTCTCCACGATGCTGAACTCCCATGAGACTCATTGCTCCGTTTTCCATGCGCAGCCGCCGGCACCCTCCGAAGTGCTGTACACCCCACTTTCCTTTCCTCAGACCCACATCAGCTCCCCATGTTTCCAGCACTGA